The following proteins come from a genomic window of Gloeomargarita sp. SRBZ-1_bins_9:
- a CDS encoding M48 family metallopeptidase: MTRRWRQFWVLVLVSCFFWASMGPVWAQRRSLPWPVLLQRGIQIFQWSNLSDRQEVQLGRQIHQQLLTREFQVHPDPELQRYVAAVGQRLAQVSDRPNLPYEFTVVRSPQVNAFATLGGFVYVTTGLLRAADNEAQLAGVLAHEIGHIVHRHLVQQLRELAIAQGVSTLLGVDGSQLTPVLMELTLRRPRSRQHELEADASALQYLLRAGYDGRGLPEFLAKLQGYPPALAFLSTHPAPATRIAALERALPPNSQGEGTDPNPYRQRVLSRL, from the coding sequence ATGACCAGACGGTGGCGACAGTTTTGGGTCCTGGTGCTGGTGAGTTGTTTCTTTTGGGCCAGCATGGGACCGGTATGGGCGCAGCGCCGGAGTTTGCCTTGGCCGGTGTTGCTACAACGGGGTATCCAGATTTTCCAATGGAGCAACCTGTCCGACCGACAGGAGGTGCAGTTGGGCCGGCAAATCCACCAACAATTGCTCACCCGGGAGTTCCAGGTGCATCCCGACCCGGAATTGCAACGCTATGTGGCCGCCGTTGGCCAACGCCTGGCGCAGGTGAGCGACCGCCCCAATCTCCCCTACGAGTTCACGGTGGTGCGCAGTCCCCAGGTAAACGCCTTCGCCACCCTGGGGGGATTTGTGTATGTGACCACGGGGTTGTTGCGGGCCGCGGATAACGAAGCCCAATTGGCGGGCGTCCTGGCCCACGAAATTGGTCACATTGTCCACCGCCACCTGGTGCAGCAGTTGCGGGAGTTGGCCATTGCCCAGGGGGTGAGCACCTTGCTAGGCGTCGATGGCAGCCAGTTGACCCCTGTGCTGATGGAACTGACCCTGCGCCGGCCCCGCAGTCGCCAGCACGAGTTGGAGGCCGACGCCAGCGCTTTGCAGTACCTGTTGCGGGCCGGGTATGACGGGCGGGGTTTACCGGAGTTCCTGGCCAAATTACAGGGGTATCCGCCGGCGTTGGCGTTTTTGAGTACCCATCCGGCCCCGGCGACCCGCATTGCTGCTCTTGAGCGGGCTTTGCCCCCCAATAGTCAGGGAGAGGGAACCGACCCCAACCCCTATCGCCAGCGGGTGCTCAGCCGCCTATAA
- a CDS encoding AbrB family transcriptional regulator, translating into MDKPQPLTGPALLAKLQELGHLSYKEKAKACGYYTVTKKGVERVNVQKFRNALIEAYGIDLDSQGRKPKRTRGGREASYRVRVQANGNLLIGAAYTKQMNLKPGDEFAIVLGRKQIRLTQVTPANQG; encoded by the coding sequence ATGGACAAACCCCAGCCATTAACCGGCCCAGCCCTGCTAGCCAAGTTGCAAGAATTAGGTCATTTAAGCTACAAAGAAAAGGCCAAAGCTTGCGGCTATTACACGGTGACCAAAAAAGGCGTGGAACGGGTGAATGTTCAAAAATTTCGCAACGCCTTGATTGAAGCCTACGGGATTGACCTCGACAGTCAGGGCCGTAAGCCGAAGCGAACCCGTGGCGGTCGGGAGGCCAGCTACCGGGTGCGGGTGCAAGCCAATGGCAATCTGCTAATCGGTGCGGCCTATACCAAGCAGATGAACCTCAAGCCGGGGGATGAGTTTGCCATCGTCTTGGGCCGTAAGCAAATCCGTCTGACGCAAGTGACACCAGCCAACCAGGGTTAA
- the rpsU gene encoding 30S ribosomal protein S21 gives MTQVVLGENESIESALRRFKRQVSKAGILATIKHKQYFETPQEKRKRKAKNARRKRRMR, from the coding sequence ATGACGCAGGTGGTACTGGGCGAAAACGAAAGCATCGAATCGGCGCTGCGCCGCTTCAAACGGCAAGTCTCTAAAGCGGGGATCCTGGCCACGATCAAACACAAGCAGTACTTTGAGACGCCCCAGGAAAAGCGCAAGCGCAAGGCCAAAAACGCCCGCCGCAAGCGTCGGATGCGCTAG
- the frr gene encoding ribosome recycling factor, which translates to MQQTLEATQRSFNTIRTGRANAAILDRVMVDYYNVPTPLRSLANISTPDATTILIQPYDRSTLGAIEKAISTSDVGLTPNNDGSQIRLNIPPLTAERRKELVKTVHKLAEEGKVALRNIRREAIDQVRKQEKAADISKDESFSLQEAIQKLTDKYIAKIDELTQAKEKEIMTV; encoded by the coding sequence ATGCAGCAGACCCTGGAGGCCACCCAGCGGTCGTTTAATACCATTCGCACCGGCCGGGCCAATGCCGCCATCTTGGATCGGGTGATGGTGGACTATTACAATGTGCCTACCCCCTTGCGTTCCCTGGCCAACATCAGCACCCCCGATGCCACCACGATTCTCATCCAGCCCTATGACCGCTCGACCTTGGGGGCCATCGAAAAAGCGATTAGCACCTCTGATGTGGGGCTGACCCCCAACAACGACGGCAGTCAAATCCGGCTGAACATTCCCCCTTTGACGGCGGAGCGGCGCAAAGAACTGGTGAAAACCGTGCACAAGCTCGCCGAGGAAGGAAAGGTAGCCCTGCGCAACATCCGCCGGGAGGCCATTGACCAGGTGCGCAAGCAGGAGAAAGCGGCGGACATCTCCAAAGACGAATCCTTCAGCCTCCAGGAAGCCATCCAGAAGCTGACGGATAAATACATTGCCAAAATTGACGAGCTGACCCAGGCTAAGGAAAAAGAGATTATGACGGTCTAG
- the pyrH gene encoding UMP kinase, whose product MRYRRILLKLSGEALMGQLSYGIDPEVVQGIAREIAEVVNSGVQTAIVVGGGNIFRGVKGAAAGMDRATADYIGMLATVMNALTLQDALEQIGVQTRVQTAISMQEVAEPYIRRRAIRHLEKGRVVIFAAGSGNPFFTTDTTAALRAAEIDAEVVFKATKVDGVYDDDPKVNPHARRYQSLTYSHVLTQGLQVMDGTAITLCQENNIPIVVFDLSVPGNIRRAVAGEPIGTIVGGYCELK is encoded by the coding sequence ATGCGCTACCGACGGATTCTCCTCAAGCTCAGCGGCGAGGCCCTGATGGGGCAACTGAGTTATGGGATTGACCCGGAGGTGGTGCAGGGGATTGCCCGGGAAATTGCCGAAGTGGTCAACAGTGGCGTCCAGACGGCCATTGTGGTTGGGGGCGGCAACATCTTCCGGGGGGTCAAGGGGGCAGCAGCGGGGATGGACCGGGCCACCGCCGATTATATTGGCATGTTGGCGACGGTGATGAATGCCCTGACCCTGCAGGACGCTCTGGAGCAGATTGGGGTGCAAACGCGGGTGCAAACGGCGATTTCCATGCAGGAGGTGGCCGAACCCTACATTCGTCGCCGGGCCATCCGCCATCTGGAAAAGGGGCGCGTGGTCATTTTTGCCGCCGGTTCCGGGAACCCCTTTTTCACCACCGACACCACGGCGGCGCTGCGGGCGGCGGAAATTGACGCCGAAGTGGTGTTCAAGGCCACCAAGGTGGATGGGGTGTACGACGACGACCCCAAGGTCAACCCCCACGCCCGCCGTTACCAAAGCCTGACCTACAGCCACGTGTTGACCCAGGGGTTACAGGTGATGGACGGCACCGCCATTACCCTATGTCAAGAAAACAACATTCCCATCGTGGTGTTTGACCTATCCGTACCGGGCAATATCCGTCGGGCGGTGGCAGGGGAACCCATTGGTACGATTGTGGGAGGTTACTGTGAACTTAAGTGA
- the lepA gene encoding translation elongation factor 4, with product MTATPVSHLRNFCIIAHIDHGKSTLADRLLQVTGTVAEREMRDQFLDNMDLERERGITIKLQAARMNYRARNGETYVLNLIDTPGHVDFSYEVSRSLAACEGALLVVDASQGVEAQTLANVYMALEHDLEIIPVINKIDLPAANPERVKREIEEIIGLDCSQAILASAKEGVGIEDILEAVVQRIPPPQDRRDQPLRALIFDSYYDPYRGVVVYLRVVDGCCRKGDRIRLMASGKEYEVDELGVMSPHQVPVEDLQAGEVGYLTAAIKTVEDARVGDTITLATQPASAPLPGYKEAKPMVFCGLFPVNADDYADLRDALAKLKLNDAALHYEPENSSAMGMGFRCGFLGLLHMEIVQERLEREYNLDLVVTAPSVVYRVTLNNGTVVEIDNPGDLPAPHERRQIEEPYVQVEIITPEAYVGALMELAQSRRGEFKDMRYLTPERAVLVYDLPLAEVVTDFFDQMKSRSRGYASMEYQWVGYRPSDLVKLDILINDEPADALATIVHRDKAYQVGKALVQKLKELIPRHQFRVPIQAAIGSRVIASESIPPLRKNVLAKCYGGDVTRKRKLLEKQKEGKKRMKALGSVDVPQEAFMAVLKLKTD from the coding sequence ATGACCGCGACGCCCGTCAGTCACTTGCGCAATTTTTGCATCATTGCCCACATTGACCACGGCAAGTCAACCCTGGCGGACCGGCTGTTGCAGGTGACGGGTACGGTAGCCGAGCGGGAGATGCGGGACCAATTCCTGGACAACATGGACCTGGAGCGGGAGCGGGGCATCACGATCAAATTGCAGGCAGCCCGGATGAACTATCGTGCCCGCAATGGGGAGACCTATGTCCTGAATTTGATCGACACACCGGGTCATGTAGACTTTTCCTATGAGGTGTCCCGGTCCCTGGCGGCCTGTGAGGGGGCGTTGCTGGTGGTGGATGCCTCCCAGGGGGTGGAAGCCCAAACCCTGGCGAACGTGTACATGGCCCTGGAGCACGACCTGGAAATTATCCCGGTGATCAACAAAATTGACCTACCAGCGGCCAACCCGGAACGGGTGAAGCGGGAAATCGAAGAGATTATTGGGCTGGACTGTTCTCAGGCGATCCTAGCGTCGGCCAAAGAGGGCGTCGGCATTGAGGACATCCTGGAGGCGGTGGTGCAGCGCATCCCTCCCCCCCAGGACCGGCGGGACCAGCCCCTGCGCGCCCTGATTTTTGACAGTTACTACGACCCCTATCGCGGGGTGGTGGTGTATCTGCGGGTCGTGGATGGCTGTTGCCGCAAAGGGGACCGCATCCGCCTGATGGCCTCCGGTAAGGAATACGAGGTGGACGAACTGGGGGTCATGTCGCCCCATCAGGTGCCGGTAGAGGACCTGCAGGCGGGGGAAGTGGGCTATCTGACGGCGGCTATTAAGACGGTGGAGGATGCGCGGGTGGGGGATACAATTACCCTGGCGACCCAACCGGCCAGCGCACCCCTGCCGGGTTACAAGGAGGCCAAGCCCATGGTGTTTTGTGGGTTGTTTCCCGTCAATGCCGACGACTATGCCGATTTGCGGGACGCCCTGGCCAAACTCAAGCTCAACGATGCGGCCTTGCACTACGAGCCGGAGAATTCCTCGGCCATGGGGATGGGCTTTCGCTGTGGGTTTTTGGGGCTGTTGCACATGGAAATCGTCCAGGAGCGGCTGGAGCGGGAGTACAACCTGGACCTGGTGGTGACGGCTCCCTCGGTGGTCTATCGGGTGACCTTGAATAACGGCACGGTGGTCGAGATAGACAATCCCGGCGACTTGCCCGCCCCCCACGAGCGCCGCCAGATCGAGGAACCCTACGTACAGGTGGAGATCATCACCCCAGAAGCCTACGTGGGCGCCCTGATGGAACTGGCCCAGTCCCGCCGGGGGGAATTCAAGGACATGCGCTACCTGACGCCGGAGCGGGCGGTGCTGGTGTACGACCTCCCCCTGGCGGAGGTGGTGACCGACTTTTTTGACCAGATGAAGTCCCGGTCCCGGGGCTACGCCAGCATGGAATACCAGTGGGTGGGCTACCGGCCTAGCGACCTGGTCAAGCTGGACATCCTCATTAACGACGAACCGGCGGATGCCCTGGCCACCATCGTGCACCGGGACAAGGCCTATCAGGTGGGCAAAGCGCTGGTGCAGAAACTCAAGGAACTCATCCCCCGCCACCAGTTCCGGGTGCCCATCCAAGCGGCCATCGGCAGTCGGGTGATCGCCAGCGAGTCCATCCCGCCCCTGCGCAAGAACGTGCTGGCCAAGTGTTACGGTGGAGACGTCACCCGCAAGCGCAAGTTGCTGGAGAAACAAAAGGAGGGGAAAAAACGCATGAAGGCTCTCGGCAGCGTGGATGTGCCCCAGGAAGCCTTTATGGCCGTATTAAAATTAAAAACGGATTAA
- a CDS encoding J domain-containing protein yields MRTGSAMRNFRNYYQILGVDRNASLAEIKRAYRQLARKYHPDLNPGDKQAEEMFKIIGEAYQVLSDSEKRAEYNRYGQYWQQKGFQGEPPPRGSSAFDYGRFADFQDFLDQLLTRFTRRNGSPPPPDWDDNGPADIEARLHLSLHQAYRGGRQRLSIGGRTLEVNLPPGMVTGQRIRLRHQGENGGDLYLKIYVTPDEHLRLEGDDIYCTVPVTPSEAILGAQIPVPTLDGTVKLTIPPRVQNHQRLRLPGRGYPREDGTRGDQIVEVVIQIPTELSPEELQLYEKIRQMERFNPRRDQKPQP; encoded by the coding sequence ATGAGAACTGGTAGTGCCATGCGCAACTTCCGCAACTACTACCAAATCCTCGGGGTGGACCGCAACGCCAGCTTGGCCGAGATCAAGCGCGCCTACCGGCAACTGGCCCGGAAGTACCATCCCGACTTGAACCCGGGGGACAAGCAGGCCGAGGAAATGTTCAAAATCATCGGCGAGGCCTACCAGGTGCTCTCCGACAGCGAAAAGCGGGCCGAGTACAACCGCTATGGCCAGTACTGGCAGCAAAAGGGCTTCCAGGGGGAACCGCCGCCCCGGGGCAGCAGCGCCTTTGACTACGGGCGTTTTGCCGACTTCCAGGACTTTTTGGACCAGTTGTTGACCCGCTTTACCCGTCGCAACGGCTCGCCCCCTCCACCCGACTGGGACGACAACGGCCCGGCGGACATCGAGGCTCGCTTGCACCTGTCCCTGCACCAGGCCTATCGGGGTGGGCGCCAGCGCCTGAGTATTGGGGGACGTACCCTGGAGGTGAATTTGCCCCCCGGCATGGTCACCGGACAACGCATCCGCCTGCGCCACCAGGGGGAAAACGGCGGCGATCTGTACCTCAAGATTTACGTCACCCCCGACGAACACCTGCGTCTAGAGGGCGACGACATTTACTGCACAGTGCCCGTGACCCCCAGCGAGGCCATCCTGGGCGCCCAAATACCCGTCCCCACCTTGGACGGCACGGTTAAACTGACGATTCCCCCCCGCGTCCAGAACCACCAGCGGCTGCGCCTGCCAGGTCGCGGTTATCCCCGGGAAGACGGCACCCGCGGCGACCAGATTGTGGAGGTGGTGATCCAAATCCCCACCGAACTGTCCCCAGAAGAACTACAACTCTACGAAAAAATCCGCCAGATGGAGCGCTTTAACCCCCGCCGGGACCAGAAACCCCAACCGTAA
- the dnaK gene encoding molecular chaperone DnaK: MTRVVGIDLGTTNSVVAVMEGGRPVVLPNSEGSRTTPSVVGFSREGERLVGQLARRQAVLDPKNTFYGVKRLMGMTYDELPPVARRVPYTIRRGPRNRVEVYCPRLDQTFAPEELSAMILRKLADDAEQVLGYPVTEVVITVPAYFNDAQRQATRDAGRIAGLEVKRILNEPTAAALAYGLDKKEDQTVLVFDLGGGTFDVSILEISQGVFEVRATAGDTQLGGVDFDQRIVNWLAEQFQKEHGIDLRRERQAFQRLLEAAEKAKIELSSVPSTLINLPFITATEEGPLHLEAELSRSTLESLCADLLDRLRGPVDQALDDSGLDPADIDAVLLVGGSTRMPMVRQLVRDMLGQEPYQGLNPEEVVAMGAAIQGAVLAGDLRDVLLLDVTPLSLGLETANGMMKTLIPRNTPIPVRRSDIFSTAEDNQSAVEIHILQGERPLASGNKSLGRFRLTGIPPAPKGLPQVQVAFDIDANGILQVSAQDRQTGRQHTITIQDAASLTPSEIEKMLADAERAAPSDQAQKQKIERCQKAEALIQKAERQLRQVTLDYGFLFLRERRQKMEQLIQALRRSLAAKDLVKVDRLTTRLQDQLNELMAIVRQQQQEDDLPWFTPPWSRLEDSPSYRRRREWDDENW; encoded by the coding sequence ATGACCAGGGTGGTGGGTATCGATCTAGGGACAACCAATTCAGTCGTCGCCGTCATGGAAGGGGGGAGGCCGGTGGTGCTCCCCAACAGTGAAGGTAGCCGCACAACCCCCAGCGTAGTGGGCTTTTCGCGGGAGGGAGAACGATTGGTGGGTCAACTGGCCCGGCGGCAGGCCGTCCTCGACCCCAAAAACACGTTCTATGGGGTGAAACGGTTAATGGGAATGACCTATGATGAATTGCCGCCGGTGGCCCGTCGCGTGCCCTATACCATTCGCCGGGGACCCCGCAACCGGGTGGAGGTCTACTGTCCCCGCCTGGACCAGACCTTTGCCCCGGAAGAACTCTCAGCCATGATTTTGCGCAAACTGGCCGACGATGCGGAGCAGGTGCTGGGGTATCCAGTGACGGAGGTGGTCATTACTGTGCCCGCCTACTTCAACGACGCCCAACGCCAGGCCACCCGAGATGCGGGGCGTATAGCGGGATTGGAGGTCAAACGGATCCTCAACGAACCCACGGCAGCGGCCCTGGCCTACGGGCTGGATAAAAAAGAGGACCAAACGGTGCTGGTGTTTGACCTGGGCGGGGGAACCTTCGATGTGTCCATCCTGGAAATCAGCCAGGGGGTGTTCGAGGTGCGGGCCACAGCGGGCGATACCCAATTGGGGGGCGTGGATTTTGACCAGCGCATCGTCAATTGGTTGGCAGAGCAGTTCCAGAAGGAGCACGGCATTGACCTGCGCCGGGAGCGACAAGCGTTTCAACGACTGCTAGAGGCGGCGGAAAAGGCCAAGATTGAGCTATCCAGCGTGCCCAGCACCCTGATTAACCTCCCCTTTATCACGGCGACGGAGGAGGGGCCGTTACACCTGGAGGCCGAACTCAGCCGCAGTACGCTGGAATCCCTGTGCGCCGATTTGCTGGATCGCCTGCGGGGACCGGTGGACCAGGCCCTAGACGACAGCGGGTTGGACCCGGCGGATATTGATGCGGTGTTGCTGGTGGGGGGGTCAACCCGGATGCCCATGGTGCGGCAATTGGTGCGGGACATGCTGGGCCAGGAACCCTACCAGGGCCTCAACCCAGAGGAGGTGGTGGCCATGGGGGCGGCCATTCAAGGGGCAGTCCTAGCGGGAGACCTGCGGGATGTGCTGCTGTTGGATGTCACGCCCCTGTCGTTGGGGTTGGAAACCGCTAACGGGATGATGAAAACCCTGATCCCCCGCAACACCCCCATCCCCGTGCGCCGCTCTGACATTTTCTCCACTGCCGAAGACAACCAGAGTGCCGTCGAAATCCACATCCTCCAGGGGGAACGGCCCCTGGCCAGCGGCAACAAATCCCTTGGACGGTTTCGTTTGACGGGCATTCCCCCGGCGCCCAAGGGGTTGCCCCAGGTGCAAGTCGCCTTTGACATTGACGCCAACGGCATCCTCCAGGTCTCAGCCCAGGACCGGCAAACCGGGCGACAACACACCATTACCATCCAAGATGCAGCCAGCCTCACCCCCAGCGAAATCGAAAAAATGCTGGCCGATGCGGAGCGGGCTGCCCCCAGCGACCAGGCCCAGAAGCAAAAAATTGAGCGCTGTCAAAAAGCGGAAGCCCTGATCCAAAAGGCGGAGCGGCAACTGCGCCAGGTAACCCTAGATTATGGGTTTCTGTTTTTGCGGGAGCGGCGGCAGAAGATGGAGCAATTGATCCAAGCCCTGCGGCGCAGCCTGGCGGCCAAGGATTTGGTCAAAGTGGACCGGCTCACCACCCGGTTGCAGGATCAGCTCAACGAACTCATGGCCATCGTCCGCCAACAACAGCAGGAGGATGACCTGCCCTGGTTTACGCCCCCCTGGAGCCGGTTAGAGGACAGCCCCAGTTACCGCCGTCGCCGTGAGTGGGACGATGAGAACTGGTAG
- a CDS encoding pentapeptide repeat-containing protein, whose translation MALIEEGLTAEANLNGLLRAYQAGERNFSGIDLQGLNLSRINLMGANLSGANLSYTNLSGANMYEVNLTEANLKGAYLGTVILPDQEGGRLVYGSVLVRTNLSRAILERASLVEANLSRTTFFQANLRGADLRLANLYRTNFDGADLTGAQLRQAKFCGVNLKNAIIDILELSKAQLDPETRQLVAERISSGQWHGQI comes from the coding sequence ATGGCGCTCATCGAAGAAGGCCTGACCGCCGAGGCCAACCTGAATGGATTGCTACGGGCCTATCAAGCGGGTGAACGAAATTTCAGCGGTATTGATTTGCAAGGGTTGAATCTCAGCCGCATCAATCTCATGGGGGCCAATTTGAGTGGGGCCAACCTGAGCTACACCAATCTCAGCGGCGCCAATATGTACGAAGTCAATTTGACGGAGGCCAATCTCAAAGGTGCTTACCTGGGCACGGTCATTTTACCCGATCAGGAAGGGGGGCGCCTGGTGTACGGTTCGGTTTTGGTCCGCACCAACCTCAGCCGGGCCATTTTAGAACGGGCCAGCTTGGTGGAAGCCAATCTCAGTCGTACCACCTTCTTCCAGGCCAATCTGCGGGGGGCGGATTTGCGCTTGGCCAACCTATACCGCACCAATTTCGACGGGGCCGACTTAACCGGTGCCCAACTGCGGCAGGCCAAGTTCTGCGGGGTGAACCTGAAAAACGCCATTATTGACATCCTGGAGTTAAGCAAGGCCCAATTGGACCCCGAAACCCGTCAGCTGGTAGCCGAACGGATCAGCAGCGGCCAGTGGCACGGCCAAATCTAG
- the ndhL gene encoding NAD(P)H-quinone oxidoreductase subunit L, with amino-acid sequence MPVVLLYLTLVGAYLSVLPLAIYFYLKSRWYVASSWERVFMYFLVFFFFPGLLLWGPFLNFRNQPRSLP; translated from the coding sequence ATGCCGGTTGTCCTGTTGTACCTGACCCTTGTGGGTGCATACCTATCGGTGTTGCCCCTGGCGATTTATTTTTACCTGAAAAGCCGCTGGTATGTCGCCAGTTCCTGGGAGCGGGTGTTTATGTATTTTTTGGTCTTTTTCTTTTTCCCCGGCCTGTTATTGTGGGGACCGTTTTTGAACTTCCGCAACCAGCCTCGCTCTTTGCCCTGA